The following are from one region of the Planctomonas sp. JC2975 genome:
- a CDS encoding dipeptidase has product MTPRDTAAVVAEALDLCPIVDGHNDWAYENRLNRQYSVEGLDELLPTDTDIPRLRRGGVGAQFWSVFVEDDGSGAAAVQATLEQIDWVHRLVARYPGDFELARSAADVAHARSRGRIACLLGAEGGHQLNDSPAVLRMYAALGVRYLTLTHLRTSPWADSATDEAVHDGLSERGKAYVRELNRIGMLVDLSHVSPATMHAALDVTSAPVIFSHSSARALADNPRNIPDDVLARLSHNGGVAMITFVPQFVREDFGQWYESDRSEPMPPVTIADVADHVEHARDVAGMRHIGLGGDFDGTDVFPSGLEGVDGYPALLEELAARGWSSGELAGLAGANALRVLAETDAAFESGRLTSPPVLTL; this is encoded by the coding sequence ATGACTCCTCGTGACACTGCCGCCGTCGTCGCCGAGGCGCTCGACCTGTGCCCGATCGTCGACGGACACAACGACTGGGCATACGAGAACCGGCTGAACCGCCAGTACTCCGTCGAAGGCCTGGATGAGCTGCTCCCGACGGACACGGACATCCCGCGACTGCGTCGTGGCGGAGTCGGCGCGCAGTTCTGGTCCGTGTTCGTCGAAGACGACGGATCAGGGGCCGCTGCCGTGCAGGCGACGCTGGAGCAGATCGACTGGGTGCATCGTCTGGTCGCCCGCTACCCGGGCGACTTCGAACTGGCCCGTTCGGCCGCCGACGTCGCGCACGCGCGGTCGCGTGGCCGCATCGCGTGTCTCCTCGGGGCCGAAGGCGGCCATCAGCTGAACGACTCGCCTGCGGTGCTGCGCATGTACGCGGCGCTGGGCGTGCGCTACCTCACGTTGACGCACCTCCGAACGTCGCCCTGGGCGGACTCCGCGACCGACGAGGCAGTGCACGACGGCCTGAGCGAGCGTGGCAAGGCGTACGTGCGGGAGTTGAACCGCATCGGGATGCTCGTCGACCTCTCCCACGTGTCACCCGCGACGATGCACGCGGCGCTGGATGTGACATCCGCTCCGGTGATCTTCAGTCACAGCTCTGCTCGCGCGCTCGCGGACAATCCGCGCAACATCCCGGACGATGTTCTGGCGCGTCTGTCGCACAACGGAGGCGTTGCGATGATCACCTTCGTGCCGCAGTTCGTGCGCGAGGACTTCGGGCAGTGGTACGAGTCCGATCGCAGCGAGCCGATGCCGCCGGTGACGATCGCGGATGTCGCCGATCACGTCGAGCACGCACGCGACGTCGCCGGGATGAGGCACATCGGACTCGGTGGCGACTTCGACGGAACGGATGTCTTCCCCTCCGGACTCGAGGGCGTCGACGGCTATCCCGCACTGCTCGAGGAGCTCGCCGCACGTGGCTGGAGCAGCGGCGAACTCGCCGGACTCGCCGGCGCGAACGCGCTTCGGGTGCTCGCGGAGACGGATGCCGCCTTCGAGTCGGGCCGTCTCACGAGCCCTCCGGTGCTCACGTTGTAA
- a CDS encoding ABC transporter substrate-binding protein: MIRSQLSPRGRRLAGAVVIAASAAIVLAGCSGGGGSGGGGKTLVVDNSFDLKTSDPARAFELTGSIVDRALYDTVLTFKGSDVTKPVPSLMSFTESSDDKTLTLKMEGKHYFSNGDPVTVDDVVFSLKRVQGIAGNPSFLLDGVTVTKKDDTTVVLTSKTANPALPFILPNPSLGIVDSKLLQKNGGSTTKSDSAESFLNKTSAGSGPYMLSSYSVNTKVVFTLNPHYAGPKPAYSKVVLENVAGPTQKINVQAGSSQVALDLNADQVSGLGTGKTKVIKGVSPDLIYLWFNQDSAVSGGVTDKQDFLTAVRKGIDYSKMLSLSGEGATQPGGMVPSQFLGSIKPDSTNTYDAAAAKAALAKSGYSGQSVTFSYPNDITINGLQMETLAQALQSQLGAIGIKLTLAPSPISTFLDAYRAGKLQSGIMYWGPDFPDPSDYLVFNPGEDLGLRAGWKAGADDTVTAAQQAALAASGDARASAYADWQRAQNATGPFVPVVQPAQYVVTASSITSLELNPVWTVDLAAIK, encoded by the coding sequence ATGATCCGCTCTCAACTCAGCCCACGTGGCCGTCGACTCGCTGGTGCGGTCGTGATCGCTGCGAGTGCCGCCATTGTGCTGGCCGGCTGCTCGGGCGGAGGCGGTTCCGGCGGCGGCGGCAAGACGCTCGTCGTGGACAACTCGTTCGACCTCAAGACGTCGGATCCGGCACGCGCGTTCGAGCTGACCGGATCCATCGTCGACCGTGCTCTGTACGACACGGTTCTGACGTTCAAGGGCAGTGACGTCACGAAGCCGGTGCCGTCGCTCATGTCGTTCACCGAGTCATCCGACGACAAGACGCTCACCCTGAAGATGGAGGGCAAGCACTACTTCTCGAACGGCGACCCGGTCACCGTCGACGACGTCGTGTTCTCGCTGAAGCGCGTGCAAGGCATCGCAGGCAACCCGTCGTTCCTGCTCGACGGCGTCACAGTCACGAAGAAGGACGACACGACCGTCGTGCTCACCAGCAAAACGGCGAATCCCGCGCTCCCGTTCATCCTGCCGAACCCCTCGCTCGGCATCGTCGACTCGAAGCTCCTGCAGAAGAACGGCGGATCCACGACCAAGTCGGATTCCGCGGAATCCTTCCTCAACAAGACCTCGGCAGGCTCGGGGCCCTACATGTTGTCGTCGTACAGCGTGAACACCAAGGTCGTGTTCACGCTCAACCCGCACTACGCAGGACCCAAGCCCGCATACAGCAAGGTGGTTCTCGAGAACGTCGCCGGTCCGACGCAGAAGATCAATGTGCAGGCCGGATCCAGCCAGGTCGCACTCGACCTCAACGCCGACCAGGTCTCGGGCCTCGGCACGGGCAAGACGAAGGTGATCAAGGGCGTCTCGCCCGACCTCATCTACCTGTGGTTCAACCAGGACTCGGCAGTCTCCGGCGGCGTCACCGACAAGCAGGACTTCCTCACCGCTGTGCGCAAGGGCATCGACTACAGCAAGATGCTTTCGCTCTCCGGCGAGGGCGCGACGCAGCCGGGCGGCATGGTGCCTTCGCAGTTCCTCGGATCCATCAAGCCCGACTCGACCAACACGTACGACGCCGCAGCAGCGAAGGCAGCCCTTGCGAAGAGCGGATACTCGGGACAGTCCGTGACGTTCTCGTATCCGAACGACATCACCATCAACGGACTCCAGATGGAGACCCTGGCCCAGGCACTCCAGTCCCAGCTCGGTGCGATCGGCATCAAGCTCACGCTTGCTCCGTCGCCGATCTCGACGTTCCTCGACGCGTATCGGGCGGGCAAGCTGCAGTCCGGGATCATGTACTGGGGCCCGGACTTCCCGGACCCGTCCGACTACCTGGTGTTCAACCCCGGCGAGGACCTCGGTCTCCGCGCCGGTTGGAAGGCGGGAGCGGACGACACGGTGACCGCTGCACAGCAGGCGGCGCTCGCGGCCAGCGGGGATGCCCGCGCTTCCGCGTACGCGGACTGGCAGCGCGCACAGAACGCCACGGGACCGTTCGTGCCCGTCGTGCAGCCGGCGCAGTACGTCGTGACGGCGTCGAGCATCACGTCGCTGGAACTGAACCCCGTGTGGACTGTTGACCTCGCTGCCATCAAGTAG
- a CDS encoding ABC transporter permease, whose translation MTSLPSSSEVELASAGANRAGRRRHPLLRYIGIRFGISLLLVLGVTIITFVLTNLVPADPVQAALGERAAGDPKIVAAFREAQGLDKPVVVQYFIYLGHLLQGNLGTSTQTHNPVTQDLAVAFPATAELALFVIVFSVIIGIGLGLLAALRHNRLSDQVIRVFSLIGISIPTFWLAVALFFVFFYLLGWAPGAGRLDPATTPPPTVTGMYTVDALLAGQWDTFGDALSHLVLPGLVLTLYTVGLLVRFSRSGVLDVLSQDYVKAARAKGLPAHTVVFRYILRGSLLPILTIVGLAFGSLLSGTVLTEQVFGWGGLGQYAYKAATTLDLPAVMGVGVVVGVVYIAINFIIDVVYGFIDPRVRVQ comes from the coding sequence TTGACCTCGCTGCCATCAAGTAGCGAAGTCGAGCTGGCGTCGGCCGGTGCCAACCGTGCCGGCCGGCGCCGCCATCCGCTGCTCCGCTACATCGGGATCCGCTTCGGCATCAGTTTGCTGCTCGTCCTCGGCGTGACGATCATCACGTTCGTGCTGACCAACCTGGTGCCGGCCGACCCCGTGCAGGCGGCGCTCGGCGAACGTGCGGCAGGCGATCCGAAGATCGTTGCCGCGTTCCGCGAGGCTCAGGGCCTCGACAAGCCGGTCGTCGTGCAGTACTTCATCTATCTCGGCCACCTGCTGCAGGGCAATCTCGGAACGTCGACGCAGACGCACAATCCGGTCACGCAGGACCTCGCGGTCGCCTTCCCCGCCACGGCCGAGCTGGCGCTCTTCGTCATCGTCTTCTCCGTGATCATCGGCATCGGACTGGGGCTGCTGGCAGCGCTGCGGCACAACCGGCTATCGGATCAGGTGATCCGCGTGTTCAGCCTGATCGGCATCTCGATCCCGACGTTCTGGCTCGCCGTGGCGCTGTTCTTCGTGTTCTTCTACCTGCTCGGATGGGCGCCGGGTGCCGGACGCCTCGATCCGGCGACGACCCCGCCGCCGACCGTGACCGGCATGTACACCGTTGACGCCCTCCTCGCCGGGCAGTGGGACACGTTCGGGGATGCGCTGTCCCACCTGGTCCTTCCCGGCTTGGTGCTCACCCTGTACACGGTCGGTCTGCTCGTGCGGTTCTCCCGCTCCGGGGTGCTGGATGTGCTGTCCCAGGACTACGTCAAAGCCGCACGCGCTAAGGGACTCCCCGCGCACACCGTGGTGTTCCGCTACATCCTGCGCGGCTCCCTGCTGCCGATCCTCACGATCGTCGGCCTCGCGTTCGGATCCCTGCTGTCCGGCACAGTGCTCACCGAGCAGGTGTTCGGGTGGGGCGGCCTCGGTCAGTACGCGTACAAGGCGGCGACCACGCTCGACCTTCCCGCGGTGATGGGCGTCGGCGTCGTGGTCGGCGTCGTGTACATCGCCATCAATTTCATCATCGATGTGGTCTACGGCTTCATCGACCCGAGAGTGAGGGTGCAATGA
- a CDS encoding ABC transporter permease, whose product MKTPPWKRRRGPLLAPQWRRPMAIVGVVVIVSWLVIAVFAPLIAPYDPLAQDFPRLAPPDAAHWFGTDVLGRDVLSRTLYGSRVSLPLSLILVLSSMIIGSVLGAIAGYFGRVVDEVIMRIADLVFAFPTIILAMIVAASLGPSLLNAVVALLVVSWPNYARVTRALVLSARQQEYVVAGRLLGAGSFRSLSRDVLPNVAAPVFVLATLDFGNAILLLSGLSFLGLGAVPPTPEWGAMVADGVQQFSSWWLAAFPGFAIFTVVVAFNFVGDALRDALDPRTAEAVSEVSM is encoded by the coding sequence ATGAAGACGCCACCGTGGAAGCGGCGGAGGGGTCCGCTGCTCGCGCCGCAGTGGCGGCGTCCGATGGCCATCGTCGGCGTCGTGGTCATCGTGTCCTGGCTCGTGATCGCCGTCTTCGCCCCGCTGATCGCGCCGTACGATCCGCTCGCGCAGGACTTCCCGCGGCTCGCACCGCCTGACGCGGCTCACTGGTTCGGAACGGATGTGCTCGGTCGCGATGTGCTCTCGCGCACGCTGTACGGGTCCCGCGTCTCCCTGCCGCTCTCGCTGATCCTCGTGCTCTCCTCGATGATCATCGGATCCGTGCTCGGCGCCATCGCCGGATACTTCGGCCGCGTGGTCGACGAGGTCATCATGCGCATCGCGGACCTCGTGTTCGCGTTCCCGACGATCATCCTGGCGATGATCGTGGCGGCATCCCTCGGCCCCAGCCTGCTCAACGCCGTCGTCGCCCTCCTCGTGGTCTCGTGGCCGAACTACGCGCGCGTGACGCGCGCGCTCGTCCTCTCCGCGCGGCAACAGGAATACGTCGTGGCCGGCAGGCTGCTCGGCGCCGGGTCGTTCCGATCCCTCTCCCGAGACGTGCTTCCGAACGTGGCGGCGCCGGTGTTCGTGCTCGCAACGCTCGACTTCGGAAACGCCATCCTGCTGCTCTCGGGCCTGTCCTTCCTCGGTCTCGGGGCCGTTCCACCTACGCCGGAATGGGGTGCCATGGTCGCCGACGGCGTGCAGCAGTTCAGCAGCTGGTGGCTGGCGGCGTTCCCGGGCTTCGCCATCTTCACTGTGGTCGTCGCCTTCAACTTCGTGGGCGATGCGCTGCGCGATGCGCTCGATCCGCGCACGGCCGAGGCGGTATCGGAGGTGTCGATGTGA